GGCAACGTCTGCGGTTCGGGCATACCAGCCTTTGCGGTCCGGCAGCTGCTGCATCTCAATGGGGAGTCGGCCACGGCGTCGGGCGGAGGTGAGGGCCGCCAAGGACGGATAAGAAAGTAAATCCGCGGCCTTTGCCGATGTAATGAATGGCCCGTACTGCAGGGTCAGCACGAGTTCGAGCGCAGATTTCGGCATAGCCGCACTCCTTCGCGTATACGAATGACGACGAGTGACTAGCCTGAGGCTTGCATGGCCGCCCTGTCAACAAAGAAATGATTGCAACTCCATGATTTGAAAAGCAAATTTACGATTTTGCTTTGCCATTTTTCAATTTTGCGATGCAGTTTTCCGGATTTGTACTTTTGCAAGGCAACTTCTAAGCCATGGCAGCTTTCTTTAAGTATTTCTGCACCAGCGGCCAGAAGTGGCTGACGGAACTGCGTTGCCTGAGTAGTCCGCCGCTGTCCGCACTGGATCAATCCGCTGAAAGGAGACCGGGTATGCTATCTAGGACCGCATTGCCGCCTACCGGAGTCTTAACCGTGAAACCAAAGTCCGGTTCCGAGCTCCACATCAGTAATGAATTGCAAGCAGCTGTTGAGAGCGTGCTGCACCAAGGGGAAGATCTATCGTCCTTCGTGGAATCTTCCATTCGTAGGGGTGTTGATCGCCGCGTGCTACGCCGCGACTTCATTGCGCGGGGACTAGCTTCCGGCGCTAACGCGCGGAAGACAGGCAAGTATGTCGATGCGAAAGATGTTCTTGCTCAACTCGAGGCTATTCTGACCGAGTCATCGAGGAAGAATCGGGGGTAGCGGTCCTCTCTCACGATCGGGCAGCTCTGGCAGTAGCCATCGCATGTCTCATATCGCATTTCCGTTGTGATACGGCTACCACGCCAGAAATGTCCCCTGGACAACTGATTAGGCCAAGGTAGGCCAGCTATAAGTGCCAAGGAACTCAAGATGATTCAACTCGGTCACCACCAACAATCATCTGCAAATTCGCCGGCTGGAAGGAACCCTCCCTGGTCCCGCGATGAGCTTATCCTTGCCCTACAGTTGTACCTACGCCATAGGGCGTCGTTGCCTACAAAGTCGCACCCAGAGGTGATTGAACTCTCTGCGCTACTGGGCAAGATGGGGCCCGCATTAGGGGCTCCCGATAATGAGACGTATCGAAACGCAAATGGCGTCTACATGAAAATGAATAACTTTAGGCGCTTTGACCCGGAGTACACCAGGGAAGGTCGCGTCGGATTACAACGAGGTAATAAGGACGAAGAGGCGGTCTGGGAGGATTTTGCGAGCGACCCGGAGATGTTGGCCAGAGTAGCGAATGCAATCCGCACGGCGATTGAGGGCGCTACTCCAGAAATGAGAGAGCTCACCTCAGTACTCGGGAACGACGGAGACGCAATCGAAGCCATGGAAGGAAGCGTCCTTACACGAATGCACCGAATTCGCGAGCGTAGTTCAAAGTTGGTAGAGCAGAAAAAGAGCGAAGCGCTGAGAAAATTTGGTTGTTTGAAGTGTGAAGCCTGCGGCTTCGATTTTACGGCGAAGTACGGCTCCGCCGGCCGGGGAATAATCGATATCCACCATCTGCGACCGGTTCATACGCTTCGCCCCGGGGACACCACCAAGCTAAGCGATCTGGCAATGCTTTGTGCCAATTGCCACAGGGTAGTTCACTCGAAGAGGAAGTGGCTAACATTGGAGCAACTGCAGCAGCTGCTTAGCGCCGATGCCGGCGGTTGATTTGCCGGAGGTAACTCACCGGCCTCGATCTTCGCGCCCAGGGCAGCTACAATGGCCTCCGGTAGGAGGCCAACATTCATGTTCGACATCGATGCGGTAGACCTTTTTTGTGGAGCCGGCGGTCTGACCGCGGGCCTGCTTAAGGCAAAGGTACATGTGCGTGCCGGTTACGATATTGACCGGATGTGCGAATACGCGTACGAAAAGAACAACCGGGCGTCCTTCGTCGCCAAGAGCGTCGAAGACGTGACTGTCGAAGAGATCGGTGACTGGTATCGTCCTAATTCGATCAGGCTGCTGGCTGGCTGTGCTCCCTGCCAACCTTTTTCAACGTACAACCAGGGCCGTGATACGCGTAGCGATAGGAAGTGGCCACTCCTCTACGCGTTCAAGCGCCTAATTGAAGGTGTTCAACCCGAACTGGTGACCATGGAAAATGTGCCTGATGTGACGAAGCACCAGGTCTACCATGACTTCGTTCAAGCATTGAAGGACGGCGGTTACCACGTTTGGGCGGA
This genomic window from Dyella terrae contains:
- a CDS encoding HNH endonuclease, with amino-acid sequence MKMNNFRRFDPEYTREGRVGLQRGNKDEEAVWEDFASDPEMLARVANAIRTAIEGATPEMRELTSVLGNDGDAIEAMEGSVLTRMHRIRERSSKLVEQKKSEALRKFGCLKCEACGFDFTAKYGSAGRGIIDIHHLRPVHTLRPGDTTKLSDLAMLCANCHRVVHSKRKWLTLEQLQQLLSADAGG